aagaagaagaagcgtTATGCAGTTCCTCTTTCGTACCTAAATCGGCCTGCATTTCAAGAATTGCTAAGCATGGCTGAACAAGAATTCGGGTACGATCATCCAATGGGAGGAATTACCATTCCCTGCACACACCGCATCTTCCTAATTCATCTCACTTCTCCACAAACCAATTTCACGACATGTTGACTGACTCTACATATATAATGTTCTCCttttattcaaaatttaattttatgaaaaattagtGAATATTTTGAGCAAATTTTGAATATATGAATTAATGGTACTCTTGCAAACTGAACTTTAAACATAAACAAAATTTGTACATTGAATATTATAAAAATGCTATTCAACAAAATAAGTTTGCATTACTATGACGTGACAAACTACTCTACTTTTTCCAAATGAttatcttctctcttctctcataCATTAACAAATACAAATTTCTAGAGAACTTCATGAAGAAGATCATCAACAAAAGTTCAACAAATTTGAAGTAGAAATTAGACTGCCTCTATTGCTTGTTTTAACTGCAAATATATATCAGTAAATTGAAATTAATTGAACAATGTTTGTTTTGACTGCAAAAATATATcagtaaatcaaaattaattgaACGATGAAGAAAACACAATAGGAAAGCAAATCAATAATTATGTTaaatctaataataaataaataaaaaattatcaaactcaaaataataaattaattttaaatcttaaaaaGTAAAATAacttttattcattaaatttgaTAATAATAAAACGACAAAATGAATAATATCTCTCAGAGatatttgacaaaaaaaaatctgagataaattttaaatataaatcatatttaaataggGTTTTGTTTCTTTTGCCCATGCacttcctatatatatatataaggtacGTAGTTTTACCGAACAAAAAAGTAAGAAGTGAATGGATCAATTGCCTAACGATGTCTTAGTCAACATTTTCTCAAATTTAACGGTGAAAACCGTTCTAAGCTTAAGGTGCATCTGTAAACCATGGCGTCAAATCATCGACGGCAACTCTTTTGGGCTGCAACTCGCTGAGAACCTCTTGAAGAAAGGTACTCTTACATTTACTTCTCAGTAGTGGACCAGCTTCCCAAGAATCCCATGATAACCCTGACAAGAATCCCTACACAGTTTCGAAATTTGGGATGAACCAAAGGACGATCTTGGAGATTAATTTGAAGCTACTTCCATGGCCATCTTCTCCACAATCGAATGAGGATGACCAAATCACAACCTCAATGTCTTCCATTCTCCATGTGGAGAAAGAGGAGTTTAGATTGGTTACTTTGCCAATAAATAGGATTGATTCTTTTCAATTGGTTGATCTTAATAGTGGAGTTTTAAGTTTGGTGGATTCATCGGCTGCGCATAATAATTATGACATTGAGATATGGAATTTGAAAGATTATGAGAAGGAATATTGGATTAAAATGCACAAACTAGAAATGAGAATGAAAGTACCACAAGACTGGCTATTCGAATTTAATCCATATCGAGTTATAGGGCCATTGGACAATGGTGAAATATTAATTATGTGTACTCATTTGAGGATTTTCCTCACTTATAATCCAAAAACTGATATATTTGATCAAATGCTAACAGTGCCTCTACAGAAGAAGCTAACAGTAATAAACATACCATAGATACTTGGTTCAATCAACACTAGCCAATGATTCCATTTTCATGATTTTCTATTTAAGAATACTTAGAtttagatttatatatatatttttgaagaaAACTATTATGTGTtccattttcttcatgatttgtTCTATTTAGCTATATTtagatttagattttttttttttggaagaaaACTATGTAATGGTTGACTCTagcttttagttttatttttcatttttaattacaatattatatatttagcTATTCGTATtccattttaaaaaattaatgtctCAAATATCATCTCTTGTACTTGAGAAAAGTCTCTTAATGAACTTGTGCCCAATCTCAAACTAGTTCGGATAAACTAGGTGGGTTTTGTCTACAAGAACTTTCTCTCATCTTTTGAAGGAGTAGAAAAAAGGATAAAGTAGTTCATCGATCATATATGCTCCACGATGGTTTTTCTTAGTTGCAAATCTTATATCACAAGTGAGCTCTGTTGTTGTTTGTTCTCTTTGTAATGGTTAGACAGATCACATGTATTAATGTTAATTTCAGTCATCATAACCAAACTTTGAAATTTGAATTGTGGGAGACAAAAGCCATGTGAACTTCAATGCTTATGGCTCCACCAAATATGAAATTATGTACCAAACGTACCCAATTGCCTTTAGAACCAGTTATTTAGAAGACTTATGAGTCCATTCctctctatatctatatataggTACATGATAACCACACAGCTAAATAAGTCCTCACATTCTCTACTAAATATTTTTGTTAACTCATCAATACTTTCTCTCAAGAAAATACATAGGAAAATCAAAATGGCATTTGGATTGCCAGGTTTTGTTCAGGGTAAGAAAGCTCTCCGAAGATCGCTTTCGAGCATTAAAGAAGCTGATTTCAATTCCAAAACCATTCCAAGAGGTTATTTTGCAGTCTATGTTGGAGAGGAGCAAAAGAAGAGATTTGTAGTACCTCTTTTGTACCTAAATGAGCCTGCATTTCAAGAATTGCTAAGCATGGCTGAAGAAGAATTCGGATATGAACATCCAATGGGAGGAGTCACAATTCCCTGCAGAGAAGACATCTTCATTGATCTCACTTCTCAGTTGAATTGATTGTAAATTATAGAACTAACATAATTTTGCAGAAACAATTTTGTAGATACTTTGACCCTGAAGAGGAAAGTGTTTGACTACATTTGGAATTTAATGATTTATGTCTTCATGTCATACTTATTTCTGTTTTGCTTATATCCTATCAAACAATTTCACTTGTTGTTGTACCACAGCTTCAAAATCCATTGACCTTTATATTATAAATACTTAGAATTAATCACAAAGTTCTAATACAAACCATTTATTCATAAGATGACTACCAGTAATAATTGTTGGTATTGAATAAGTGTTACTAGTTTTCCTGACAAAGAgtaaagcaaaattagaattgttatttttacatttcttggtcacagagccatttcAGGTCCCTGATAAGCCCTCTAATTAAATAAAGACATTGATTTTGATGAATATTTCTTTGATAGTCACCAGTCAATCATTTCTTTTAATTGGTCATTTCGGAAGTCAGAGACCAAATAATTTGTTATTTAGATTTAGGGAATAGAAAGTAAAATTCATGACAATAAGTAGCACTCAATGAGTGACAATGAAACAAATAGAAGAAAAGTAGCAAGAAGGGTTTATGATTAGAGAAAAGGCTTTATCCCTGTTTCAAATATAACTTTGATAAAAGAATATAAAATTTTTTATGTGACAACTTCTTTAAAAATTTAGAGAAAGAATTGTCAAAAGTACAACATAATTTTGTTCTCTGCTTAATTCAAATGAAGTATCTTGTACAAACAATCTCCTATCTTCACGATGAGGCACACTCAATTTAATTTTACTTTCCGAAGTATATTGCTGATCATAATGCAGACCAAGAACTTGGGACAAGTAGTCTATGAtagattcataaaaaaaaaaggttccAATCAAATAAAAGTCATGAAATTAACTTTCCAATAATATTCACTTGTatcaatcttggggacaactctCTGTTGATTCCaaggaaaaatatttacaagGTATATGGCATTGTCTGCCTAAAAAACTGTAACAATGAATATCGTTAGCTGTTATCATCTATTGGTATCTAAGCTCATAAGATTAGAAGCTTAAGCGAGAAATAAGATCAATGAAGGCATCTTCTGTGCAGGGAATTGTAAGAGCTCCCATTGGATGATCAAATCCAAATTCTTCTTCAGCTTGACTTAGAAAGTCTTGGAATGAAGGCTGGTTCAAGTATGCCACAGGGATCACAAATCTCTTCATTCTGCTCTCATCTCCAACGTAAACTGCTAAAAAGCCTTTAGGAATATCTTTAGTGCTTGAAAAAGGCCTCTGAATGAGTTGCTTGGCATGAACTAAGCTAGCAAAGCGGAATCCCATTATTGTAATAAGAGTTTTTCTAAAGGAAGAAATAAGAAGCAAAAGTGGGCAGAACTTGCGAGGATAGCTTGATACTTTTGAGTTTGAGAACATGGGATGGTAGTGATCCCCATTCATATGTGTATTTATAACCAATACTCTTTGACAAGATGTATTGCATTGAAATGAATGGTCAAGACTGTAGAGAAAATTAGCTAGAAGGGGTCAAGTGAGGCATAGTCCTTGTAGAATCACATGGTATTGTCTAACCAGTCACTGTTATGGATTCAAAGTTCAGATCTGGCTGCCTTCAAATAAAATATCAGTTCATTTTTCTTTGCCCCCAACCCCACCAAACAACCTCAgaacataaaatttaaaatttgtaataAGATGTCTTAGGCATGTCTAACATCTGAAGGGACACATTTTCATATCAAAATTAGAGCAGCCATATCCATTTAAAATCATTATCTTCTCTTCCAATCTTATTGATGCATAATAGGACATGTCATTATTTTCTGTACCAAGGGTTGCTTACATGTCTCATTATCTGCTAGAGTTCTGCTTATTGAAGGCTTTTTTCATTATTTACAGGCTGTCTTTGTCAACAAAATGTagagatatattttttaataccAATATCATTTGACTTGCCACAAAAGTCACAACCTCTTTCTACACAAATAAAACTAATAAGTGAGGATTTCCTATATGAATTCTTCTCTACAAAGTGGCTAACAATGTTACAGATTCAATCACTCAAACCAAATTCTTTTTAGATTGCAGAGAGACAACACATCATCATTTGTAAGATGTTTAATGTATTTTTAACCAAACTACCTCAAAGTGAACAGTGTTccatatttatgtgcatatatatatatacatatgtatacaCAAACAATGCAAGTTATGATCAATATGATTTGTACAAGAAAACTTTTTTATAGTCTTCCAGAACTTTACAGCatttttttttcatgtatatCACAATTAGATTATGAAATGTGACTATAGTACTGCAAGTATTTTACTAAGGCAGCAGAGTTTGTTTTTTAGAAAGAGCCAAAAGATGAGATTTGTAACTTTATTTCAGCAACTGCTTAAGTCAAGCAAAGAAAGAATGTTTGATACTTGGGAATTCGAGGACTTGGGATGGTAGTGATCTCAAGTTTATGTGTATTTATATTCAAGAACCTTGGAAAAGATATGTAAAACAGATATATATTTTGTATTGAAATGAATGTTCTACACTATATAGAGGAAATTTGCTAGATGGGGTCAGTGAGGCATAGTCCTTGTGCAATCACATGATACTGCCTTCCTAGTCATCATTATACTTTCAAAGTTAAGACCAGGTAGTCTGgtctaaaatatttttctattcaACTTTCTTGGTATACTTCTCAACCCCACCACGTCAACTTTGAAAAACAAAATGCAATTATATATACAGGGGTGCTCCTTTTCATATAAAATCTAATAAAACCTCCAATTGAAATCTTTATCTGATTAATCAATGGCCACTGCTGCTAATCTTAATTGCAAGTGGGTTCACTAGTTGCTTGCTCTCTTGATAATGGTTAGACATATCACATGTGTATAAATGTTTCAACCACAGCTAAACTTCGATACATGACTTGGAAGACAAAGTCATGTGGACTTTCAAGTGATTGTCTTTGAATATGTACACCTAAAGTATCCAAATGCCTTCAGAACCAGTGATTTTTTAGATGCAAACTTCCCCATGAGTCCATTCCTCTATAAATATATAGGTAACCTCACACTCTCTACTGAAAAATATTTTGTGAACTAATATATACTTATTCTCAAGAAGGCTTGCCTAGTTTAGATTGCCTAGTTTTATTCAGGGTAAGAAGGCTCTCAGAAGACCATTTTTGGGCATTAAAGAAGCTGCTTTGAACTCCAAAACAATTCCAAAAGGCTACTTTGCAATGTATGTTGGAGAGGAGCAAAAGAAGCGTTACGTAGTACCTGTTTCGTACCTAAATGAACCTGCATTTCAAGAATTACTAAGCATGGCCGAAGAAGAGTTTGGATATGATCAGACATCTTCAATTATCTCACTTCTCAGTTGGATTGATTATAAATCATAGCACTAACATACTCTTTACCTTCTTTTAAGATACAAGAAACTGTTTGACAAAGTTGTAAATAGAAATTGTTCATTTGAATCTATATCTGAGGAAGATTTAGGTCTTGGTATGATATTTATGTTTTGCTTGCTGTCTTCatctaaataaatataattgGAATTTGTAACGGCCACAGAAgcctatgaataaataaatcataGCCTAAATGGTTGTGCACAAgtgtttatttgtttaatttgttCCGAAGAGTAATTTTTCTACTACTGGTTGTTTTCTTTTGTCACTTTATTTAAACATTGCTTTGTAAGTATGCTCCTTCTAATTCTATGTTGGCATTGAAAACTTTTGTGTCTAATAATTTCTCTTGATTCTAATTAAGAAACAAGGTTCCATTCATAGAAAATTCATGGAAGAAAATTTCCAATGAAATCTTTGAATAAACCATGAGACATTTAGAATGATTTATATCTTCATGTCATACTTAATTAGTTCTGTTTTGCTTAAAGCCAATTTTTATCAAATAATATCTCTTGTGCAAGCTTCAAAATCCATTGGCCTTTTATTTGATTACTTAGAATTAATCACACACAATACTAAAACAACGAATgcaaaacattatttattttgtGTTACTAGCTTTCCTGATACAAAGTTTTGTAAAATTAGGTTAATTTTGTCATTTATTTGTTGATCATAGAACCATTTTAGATCCCTGATAAGcccctttaagaaaaacattgattctAATGAATGTTTCTTTGATATTAGTGGTTCACTAAACATTTCATTACCTGAAATACTATCttaagtaaattatttataactgtattagtttgtaatttctattaacAAGACAAAGACCAAATAATATACCATGATAAGGATTCTATGtcagatttttaagaaaaaaattccaaatcacataaaattcatgaaagaaAATTTCCAGTAATACTCATTTGTATCATTCTTGTGGACAACTTTTTGTTGATCTccgagaaaaaaatatttacaatgtATATGCCATTGTCTGCCTAAAAAAATTGTAACAATAAATTTGTTAGCTGTTATCATCTATTGGTGTCTAAACTCATAAGATTAGGAGCTTAAGCGAGAAATAAGATCGATGAAGGTATCTTCTGTGCAGGGTATTGTAAGAGCTCCCATTGGATGATCGAATCCGAATTCTTCCTCGGCTTGAC
The Humulus lupulus chromosome 6, drHumLupu1.1, whole genome shotgun sequence DNA segment above includes these coding regions:
- the LOC133784847 gene encoding uncharacterized protein LOC133784847, with translation MGSCSNYAYNTENKVGIDRKKKKKNIKMMMSMAFGFWQRICKGWSRINKDEAVLMMKSNKSSIPKGHFAVYVEDDDDDTEKEQKKKKRYAVPLSYLNRPAFQELLSMAEQEFGYDHPMGGITIPCPSSPQSNEDDQITTSMKIKMAFGLPGFVQGKKALRRSLSSIKEADFNSKTIPRGYFAVYVGEEQKKRFVVPLLYLNEPAFQELLSMAEEEFGYEHPMGGVTIPCREDIFIDLTSQLN
- the LOC133781909 gene encoding auxin-responsive protein SAUR24-like is translated as MGFRFASLVHAKQLIQRPFSSTKDIPKGFLAVYVGDESRMKRFVIPVAYLNQPSFQDFLSQAEEEFGFDHPMGALTIPCTEDAFIDLISRLSF